One segment of Desulfosudis oleivorans Hxd3 DNA contains the following:
- a CDS encoding two-component regulator propeller domain-containing protein, translating into MKTIAPTHSCHAAVAALLLALFLTPVTAPDAQAAEWVNYPRQPDIIYYLAIEPVTDTDYYVWAGTETGAFRIHAVDDTYVRYTYADGLSYNSVKSILVDSAGDKWFGTMNGGLNHFDDTTWTLFPSPDITPINEIALNGLGFPLLARGDFLTELAGLGGFHVFNGADWAVYNAGNSDLAANYVEALLVDGSGNVWLGTCPPPLGFLVGQPGGLNMFDGTNWTTYDKSDGLVEENVSDIAADSSGDLWIATLFGGISHFDGATWTSYTTANSDLPNGNVQAVAVDANDTKWFGTTMAGVCSFDGFAWTPYDTDNSGLVNNNIHAIALHDTPPPTEAASGTDPIARVVVPVFEPDVWLGTGNGVNRLDSTGAWTTFSFDGIFNSYYTAAAADAGGNKWFGTHDGVVMFDDTDWTTYTTENSGLAGNNIRAIIVSSDGNIWFATNAGASWFDGTDWATYNTGNSGLVSDGVSCLAEDISGSLWFGTSAGASVFDGTTWTTYTITNSDLVSDAVQAVCAAGDGSLWFGTDAGVSVFDGGTWTTYTTANSDLVADDINTIVESSTGLIGIGTDSGMSMFDGGTWTTLDVAGGSLIANTVRAIIEDSEGEIWVGTTAGVSRFDGAAWSHYDRGDGPGDPSIRAMALESDGDLWFATGNGVTGYVIPPEPEPEPEPEPVPDPPLVPDTSIGCFITGLMR; encoded by the coding sequence ATGAAAACAATTGCCCCCACCCATTCCTGTCATGCCGCCGTGGCCGCACTGCTTCTGGCCCTTTTTCTGACGCCCGTAACAGCCCCTGACGCTCAGGCCGCCGAATGGGTAAACTACCCCAGGCAGCCGGACATCATCTATTACCTGGCCATTGAGCCGGTCACGGACACGGACTACTATGTCTGGGCCGGCACGGAAACCGGCGCGTTTCGTATTCACGCGGTAGACGACACCTATGTGCGATACACCTATGCCGACGGCCTGTCTTACAACTCGGTCAAATCCATTCTGGTGGACAGTGCCGGCGACAAGTGGTTCGGCACCATGAACGGCGGGCTGAACCATTTTGACGACACCACCTGGACCCTGTTTCCCAGCCCGGATATCACGCCCATCAATGAAATCGCCCTTAACGGACTGGGATTTCCCCTGCTGGCCAGGGGTGATTTTTTAACAGAGCTTGCGGGCCTGGGCGGGTTTCATGTATTTAACGGCGCCGACTGGGCCGTCTATAACGCAGGCAACAGCGACCTGGCAGCAAATTACGTGGAGGCCCTGCTGGTCGACGGTTCGGGAAACGTGTGGCTGGGCACCTGCCCGCCGCCCCTTGGTTTTCTGGTCGGCCAGCCCGGGGGCCTGAACATGTTTGATGGCACGAACTGGACCACCTATGACAAATCCGACGGCCTGGTCGAGGAAAATGTTTCTGACATTGCCGCCGACAGCAGCGGAGACCTCTGGATCGCCACCCTGTTCGGCGGCATCAGCCATTTTGACGGCGCCACATGGACATCCTACACCACCGCCAACAGCGACCTGCCCAACGGCAACGTTCAGGCCGTGGCCGTTGACGCCAATGACACCAAGTGGTTCGGCACCACCATGGCCGGTGTCTGCTCCTTTGACGGTTTTGCCTGGACCCCCTACGACACGGACAACAGCGGTCTTGTCAACAACAACATTCACGCCATTGCCCTGCACGACACGCCCCCGCCCACTGAAGCGGCATCCGGAACCGATCCGATTGCCAGGGTCGTTGTTCCGGTATTTGAACCCGATGTCTGGCTGGGCACGGGCAATGGGGTCAACCGTCTGGACAGCACCGGGGCCTGGACCACCTTTTCCTTTGACGGCATCTTTAACTCCTATTACACGGCCGCGGCCGCGGATGCCGGCGGCAACAAGTGGTTCGGCACCCACGACGGCGTCGTAATGTTTGACGATACCGACTGGACCACTTACACCACCGAAAACAGCGGTCTTGCGGGAAACAACATTCGGGCCATTATCGTATCCAGCGACGGGAATATCTGGTTTGCCACCAACGCCGGGGCAAGCTGGTTTGACGGTACCGACTGGGCCACCTACAACACCGGCAACAGCGGCCTTGTCTCTGACGGGGTTTCCTGTCTGGCCGAAGATATCTCCGGCAGCCTCTGGTTTGGCACCAGCGCCGGGGCAAGCGTGTTTGACGGCACCACATGGACCACCTATACCATCACCAACAGCGACCTGGTTTCCGACGCTGTGCAGGCGGTCTGCGCCGCCGGTGACGGCAGCCTGTGGTTCGGCACCGACGCCGGTGTCAGTGTGTTTGATGGCGGCACATGGACCACCTATACCACCGCCAACAGTGACCTGGTGGCCGACGATATCAACACCATTGTCGAAAGCAGCACCGGCCTCATAGGAATCGGCACCGATTCAGGAATGAGCATGTTTGACGGCGGCACATGGACCACGCTTGACGTGGCAGGCGGCAGCCTGATCGCAAACACGGTCCGGGCCATTATCGAGGACAGCGAAGGCGAAATCTGGGTGGGCACCACGGCCGGCGTCAGCCGGTTTGACGGCGCTGCCTGGAGTCACTACGACAGGGGCGACGGCCCGGGCGATCCCAGCATTCGGGCCATGGCCCTTGAATCCGACGGCGACCTCTGGTTTGCCACGGGCAACGGGGTCACCGGTTATGTCATTCCCCCGGAGCCGGAGCCCGAGCCTGAACCGGAGCCCGTACCGGACCCGCCCCTGGTGCCGGACACCTCGATCGGCTGCTTTATCACCGGGCTCATGCGGTAG
- a CDS encoding CGGC domain-containing protein → MTKTALIRCEKNQDRCPLTGCFTAMADTKEGFAMYDQARPAGVFTCRCPGDNVVDLAKILKSKGAEAIHFCTCTFAKKGGSGWELAPGGFCDHIDNLIEKVHQATGLACVKGSAHLPEGYTPQIWR, encoded by the coding sequence ATGACAAAAACAGCCCTGATCCGTTGCGAAAAAAATCAGGACCGCTGCCCCCTGACCGGCTGCTTTACCGCCATGGCAGACACAAAAGAGGGGTTTGCCATGTATGACCAGGCCCGGCCCGCCGGCGTGTTCACCTGCCGGTGCCCCGGGGACAATGTGGTGGACCTGGCAAAAATCCTCAAATCCAAGGGGGCTGAAGCGATTCACTTCTGCACCTGCACCTTTGCAAAAAAAGGGGGGTCCGGTTGGGAGCTGGCGCCGGGCGGTTTCTGCGACCACATTGACAATCTTATCGAAAAGGTTCACCAGGCCACGGGCCTTGCCTGCGTCAAGGGGTCGGCCCACCTGCCCGAAGGCTACACACCCCAAATCTGGAGGTAA
- a CDS encoding alpha/beta hydrolase family protein, translating into MVKFCRPEAVHLLIAPLIGVVLVFGILGCMAVGLDTRRAAPQAPFNVGYQVLDLKYQKAGQTQTLTVAVWYPTAAQPEQHNYGGPTNGSVAVDAPPTAKGGPFPFLVFSNGYGGSGLSAVFLTEALAARGWIVACPDHHDKHSAVRIRTGQKTDFDRLGFLHDAREIAASGPADRDKYLYRLDEMTLVLDSMLSTDPFDKLIDRDRVAVGGHSFGGFTALGLGGAIKQRHDPRIKAVLLFSTGAGGYLFKEDELDAVRIPSMLFMGEREKDQLRGSKTMAELSAKIYKHVSSPKYLLEVKGAGHFSFNNCFADNRGARRLSGTEKQFEVIRRYSIAFLEKHVAGKKDAGHVLDRSDPLLTRYVREPVPEASKQDLGSPDEGM; encoded by the coding sequence ATGGTAAAATTCTGTCGGCCAGAAGCTGTTCATCTACTGATAGCACCGTTGATCGGGGTTGTCCTGGTCTTCGGCATCCTGGGCTGCATGGCTGTGGGCCTTGACACAAGAAGAGCGGCACCCCAGGCCCCGTTCAATGTCGGCTACCAGGTCCTTGATCTCAAGTACCAAAAAGCCGGGCAGACGCAAACGCTCACGGTGGCCGTCTGGTATCCGACGGCGGCGCAACCGGAACAGCACAACTACGGGGGGCCAACAAATGGGAGCGTTGCTGTCGACGCACCACCCACGGCCAAAGGCGGCCCTTTCCCTTTCCTGGTCTTCTCGAACGGTTATGGAGGTAGCGGACTCAGCGCGGTGTTCCTCACCGAAGCCCTCGCCGCTCGTGGCTGGATCGTGGCATGCCCGGACCACCATGACAAGCATTCAGCCGTTCGTATACGAACCGGCCAAAAGACGGACTTCGACCGCCTCGGTTTTCTGCACGACGCCAGGGAGATAGCAGCATCCGGTCCCGCGGACCGCGACAAATACCTCTATCGACTGGACGAGATGACACTGGTGCTGGACAGCATGTTGAGTACCGATCCGTTCGACAAACTGATCGACAGGGACCGCGTGGCCGTCGGAGGGCACTCTTTCGGAGGATTCACGGCGCTGGGGCTTGGCGGGGCCATCAAACAGCGTCATGATCCCCGCATCAAAGCTGTGTTGCTGTTCTCGACGGGAGCTGGCGGTTACCTGTTCAAAGAGGACGAGCTTGACGCCGTTCGGATTCCATCCATGCTGTTCATGGGGGAAAGAGAAAAAGACCAGTTGCGTGGCTCCAAAACGATGGCAGAGCTTTCGGCCAAAATTTATAAGCACGTATCGTCACCGAAATACCTCCTTGAGGTTAAGGGGGCTGGCCATTTTTCGTTTAACAATTGCTTTGCGGACAACCGCGGGGCAAGGCGACTGAGCGGGACTGAGAAACAGTTCGAAGTTATCCGGCGATATTCAATTGCTTTCCTGGAGAAGCACGTCGCAGGTAAAAAAGACGCCGGTCACGTGCTGGACCGGAGTGACCCACTGCTTACCCGCTATGTCAGAGAACCGGTTCCGGAGGCCTCCAAACAGGATTTGGGGTCACCGGATGAAGGAATGTGA
- a CDS encoding aspartyl protease family protein: MDFFYHTKPFKKSTHSNIQNHIIYKMRENAFSLFLLIVLIILLHIAGFLAFDFYNNPNSNLAASKDEPKIPFGGTQNDQVNHRKYNIRNIQKNLPGLLKKPKPIPVNSTKPKIYSWVDSSGVRHFSDQNPQEHFENIQKKDAYVSDDLGTSERAAMQIDPYPSSSSTSKIIVMWNQIFVPVRIGYRGKEVQTMLLLDTGATTTVIHSEAAARLNLWKRSKSASIVADGRKIGSEKAYLDYIRVGPNKFENFPVSIINYSGHNNHFKGLLGMDFLKNVKYRINYSQQIIYWE, translated from the coding sequence ATGGATTTTTTCTATCACACAAAACCCTTTAAAAAATCAACCCATTCAAATATACAAAACCACATAATTTATAAAATGAGAGAAAATGCATTCAGCTTGTTTTTATTAATTGTTTTAATTATTCTTTTACATATTGCAGGATTTCTTGCGTTTGATTTTTACAATAACCCGAATAGCAATTTGGCAGCATCGAAAGATGAGCCTAAAATACCTTTTGGAGGGACCCAAAACGATCAAGTTAACCATAGAAAATATAATATAAGAAACATTCAGAAAAACCTTCCTGGCTTACTCAAGAAACCCAAACCTATTCCTGTTAACTCAACAAAACCCAAAATATATTCTTGGGTAGACAGCTCAGGGGTAAGACACTTCTCGGATCAAAACCCACAAGAACACTTTGAAAATATTCAAAAGAAGGACGCTTATGTTTCTGACGACCTTGGTACCAGCGAAAGAGCGGCCATGCAAATTGATCCTTACCCATCCAGTTCATCTACCAGCAAAATAATAGTAATGTGGAACCAAATATTTGTTCCTGTAAGGATCGGCTACAGAGGCAAAGAAGTTCAGACCATGCTTCTTCTTGATACTGGCGCTACGACTACGGTTATACACAGTGAAGCGGCTGCAAGACTTAATTTATGGAAAAGATCAAAGAGTGCTTCAATCGTTGCCGATGGAAGAAAAATTGGTTCAGAAAAAGCATATCTAGATTATATCAGAGTCGGGCCTAATAAATTTGAGAATTTCCCCGTTTCAATAATAAATTATTCGGGACACAACAATCATTTTAAAGGTCTGCTTGGAATGGACTTTCTAAAAAACGTAAAATACAGAATTAACTATTCCCAACAAATCATATATTGGGAATAG
- a CDS encoding MBL fold metallo-hydrolase — MVVFYVLLAIVALVLLFFARTLIRLKTGNARGAKELAQARYTPLEDVGTVDSVSILPLVDFYTDNPRLKTEAGVAYLVKAGETTLLMDVGFNKKKAHPSPLLHNMKALDIKPDAIDAVVISHVHLDHVGGMTEQRTKTFSISQGPVDLREIPVYATSAMAPSRWNPKPQVTVTDKPQKLAEGVATTGAIPRNLYLMGYTLEQSLAVRVKDKGIVIIIGCGHPTVERIVERVKMLFDDPVYAIIGGLHFPVHGGRIMAGPVNLQSLVGTDRPPWKAIGEADVDNAITAMKTVNPALVSLSPHDSSDWSLERFKAAFGDRYLDLKVGTPIQI; from the coding sequence ATGGTTGTTTTTTACGTGCTGCTGGCAATTGTCGCGCTGGTGCTGCTGTTTTTTGCCCGCACCCTGATCCGGCTGAAAACAGGCAACGCCCGGGGAGCCAAAGAACTGGCCCAAGCCCGGTACACGCCACTGGAGGATGTCGGGACCGTGGATTCGGTTTCCATTCTGCCCCTGGTGGATTTTTATACCGACAACCCCCGCCTCAAAACCGAGGCCGGCGTGGCCTACCTGGTAAAGGCCGGGGAGACCACTCTGCTGATGGACGTGGGGTTCAATAAAAAAAAGGCCCACCCCTCGCCCCTGCTGCACAACATGAAGGCCCTGGACATAAAACCCGATGCCATCGACGCCGTTGTGATCAGCCATGTTCACCTGGACCATGTGGGCGGCATGACCGAGCAGCGGACAAAGACCTTTTCCATCTCCCAGGGACCGGTGGACCTTCGCGAAATACCGGTCTACGCCACCTCGGCCATGGCCCCCTCCCGCTGGAACCCCAAACCGCAAGTCACGGTGACCGACAAACCGCAAAAGCTGGCCGAAGGGGTGGCCACCACCGGCGCCATTCCCCGGAATCTCTACCTGATGGGATACACCCTGGAGCAGAGCCTGGCCGTGCGGGTAAAGGACAAGGGCATCGTGATCATCATCGGGTGCGGCCATCCCACGGTGGAGCGGATTGTTGAACGGGTTAAAATGCTGTTTGACGACCCGGTTTACGCCATCATCGGAGGCCTGCACTTTCCGGTGCATGGCGGCCGCATCATGGCCGGCCCGGTCAACCTGCAGAGCCTGGTGGGCACGGACCGGCCCCCGTGGAAGGCCATCGGCGAGGCCGATGTGGACAATGCCATTACCGCCATGAAAACGGTCAACCCTGCCCTGGTCTCCCTCTCGCCCCACGACAGTTCAGACTGGAGCCTTGAGCGGTTCAAGGCCGCATTCGGCGACCGGTACCTGGATCTGAAGGTGGGGACGCCGATTCAAATATAA
- a CDS encoding DUF6498-containing protein translates to MNSFDSVSADGRMHKKALVWRVFPNIVAFGIGLGVAWFLEWETTDLVWSLWLCSLVLGYLTILSAIFGGAWAWIHITGQEDLSQKNRTAALVAGIGMGLFLLGFFSIHFCGFHAGHSVFLRQFFPVEGMPAEGFGAAFMNPPLLWALAFKHLAVPYGIFLVPALIVERRHVFAPFIQAVHMVNGRKTANGSGTDPKTSAQKFFGNAMGRPYINVVRMHILIFFFALCFFLKIDSFAVYAVVYFVYFFPWHEVKNSWRQVPAGAV, encoded by the coding sequence ATGAACTCTTTCGACAGCGTTTCCGCCGATGGCCGAATGCATAAAAAAGCCCTGGTCTGGCGGGTGTTTCCCAACATTGTCGCTTTTGGCATCGGGCTGGGTGTCGCCTGGTTTCTTGAATGGGAAACCACGGACCTGGTCTGGAGCCTGTGGCTCTGCAGCCTGGTACTGGGATACCTGACCATCCTGTCCGCCATTTTCGGCGGAGCCTGGGCCTGGATTCATATAACCGGGCAGGAAGATTTGAGTCAGAAAAACCGGACGGCCGCCCTTGTGGCAGGCATCGGCATGGGCCTGTTTCTCCTGGGCTTTTTCTCCATCCACTTCTGCGGGTTTCACGCCGGGCACTCGGTTTTTCTCAGGCAGTTCTTTCCCGTCGAGGGCATGCCGGCCGAGGGTTTCGGCGCTGCCTTCATGAACCCGCCGCTTTTGTGGGCGCTGGCCTTCAAGCACCTTGCCGTGCCCTATGGCATCTTCCTTGTCCCGGCCCTGATTGTTGAACGCAGGCATGTGTTTGCGCCGTTTATCCAGGCCGTCCACATGGTAAACGGGCGGAAAACCGCCAACGGCTCCGGAACAGACCCCAAAACCAGCGCCCAGAAATTTTTCGGCAACGCCATGGGCCGGCCCTACATCAATGTCGTGCGCATGCACATCCTGATCTTCTTTTTTGCCCTCTGTTTCTTTTTAAAGATCGATTCCTTTGCTGTCTATGCCGTAGTCTACTTTGTCTATTTTTTCCCGTGGCACGAGGTGAAAAACAGTTGGCGACAAGTTCCCGCCGGGGCGGTTTGA